The following proteins are encoded in a genomic region of Mycobacteriales bacterium:
- a CDS encoding RNA polymerase sigma factor: protein MPAARPADVVEALVERSRVEGPLSLDQLREAFDAAGVGPAEARTVLRALTEGGMVLGTHESGDRAKGARRAAAKPASQARPAARPTTARKATSRPAGRTVSDAATTETEADSLVAVGAGGGSDAPRRTRSSRSAGTDAPVETAVEDTVETPVEVVEVAGTTGAAADTSEAAVDTAPEPDEDAPLALDEAPPGIDLVKAYLREIGKVALLTAELEVELAKRIEAGLFAAEKLRQHAEGEAKVPAAMRRDLALIELDGEKAKRHLLEANLRLVVSLAKRYQGRGLDLLDLVQEGNLGLVRAVEKFDYAKGYKFSTYATWWIRQALQRALADQGRTIRVPVHMAELITKCTRTRRDLTQSLGREPSSEEIGEPLGMTADKVEEILRYGRDTLSLQAPVGDDDAVLGDFITDSDSPDPAAAVESDMLQGQLREVLDSLPERSAIVMRMRFGLDDGRPRTLDEVGRHLGLTRERIRQIERDTLAELRTCGRAESLREYVA, encoded by the coding sequence ATGCCCGCCGCCCGCCCCGCCGACGTCGTCGAGGCGCTGGTCGAGCGTTCCCGTGTCGAGGGACCGCTGTCCCTCGACCAGCTCCGCGAGGCCTTCGACGCTGCCGGCGTCGGCCCCGCCGAGGCCCGGACCGTCCTGCGCGCCCTCACCGAGGGCGGCATGGTGCTCGGCACGCACGAGAGCGGTGACCGCGCCAAGGGCGCCCGCCGCGCTGCCGCCAAGCCCGCTTCCCAGGCCCGTCCGGCCGCCCGCCCCACCACTGCCCGCAAGGCCACCAGCCGCCCGGCCGGCCGCACCGTGAGCGACGCCGCCACGACCGAGACCGAGGCCGACAGCCTCGTCGCCGTCGGTGCCGGTGGCGGCAGCGACGCCCCCCGGCGTACCCGGTCCTCGCGCTCCGCGGGCACCGACGCCCCCGTCGAGACCGCTGTCGAGGACACGGTCGAGACCCCGGTCGAGGTCGTGGAGGTCGCCGGCACGACCGGCGCCGCTGCCGACACGAGCGAGGCCGCCGTCGACACCGCGCCCGAGCCCGACGAGGACGCGCCGCTGGCCCTCGACGAGGCGCCCCCCGGCATCGACCTGGTCAAGGCCTACCTGCGCGAGATCGGCAAGGTCGCCCTGCTGACCGCCGAGCTCGAGGTGGAGCTCGCCAAGCGCATCGAGGCCGGCCTGTTCGCGGCCGAGAAGCTGCGCCAGCACGCCGAGGGCGAGGCGAAGGTCCCCGCCGCGATGCGTCGCGACCTCGCGCTCATCGAGCTCGACGGCGAGAAGGCCAAGCGCCACCTGCTCGAGGCCAACCTGCGCCTCGTGGTGTCGCTCGCCAAGCGCTACCAGGGCCGCGGCCTCGACCTGCTCGACCTCGTCCAGGAGGGCAACCTCGGCCTGGTGCGCGCGGTCGAGAAGTTCGACTACGCCAAGGGCTACAAGTTCTCGACCTACGCGACCTGGTGGATCCGCCAGGCGCTGCAGCGGGCGCTCGCTGACCAGGGCCGCACCATCCGCGTGCCGGTCCACATGGCCGAGCTCATCACCAAGTGCACCCGCACCCGTCGCGACCTCACCCAGTCGCTCGGCCGCGAGCCCTCCTCCGAGGAGATCGGCGAGCCGCTGGGCATGACCGCGGACAAGGTCGAGGAGATCCTGCGCTACGGCCGCGACACCCTGTCGCTGCAGGCGCCCGTGGGTGACGACGACGCCGTCCTCGGCGACTTCATCACCGACAGCGACTCCCCGGACCCGGCTGCCGCGGTCGAGAGCGACATGCTTCAGGGCCAGCTGCGCGAGGTCCTCGACTCGCTGCCCGAGCGCAGCGCGATCGTCATGCGGATGCGCTTCGGCCTCGACGACGGCCGCCCGCGCACCCTCGACGAGGTCGGCCGGCACCTCGGCCTCACCCGCGAGCGGATCCGCCAGATCGAGCGCGACACCCTCGCCGAGCTGCGCACCTGCGGCCGCGCGGAGAGCCTGCGCGAGTACGTCGCGTAG